The DNA region CAGAGACGACCAAACGATGGGCTTCCTGAAGGACTATTTCACGAACGTCACCGACGAAGCGCAGGCGCCCTCACGCCAGCTCAGCAGCTTCGACCGCCTGACCGAGGAAGAGCTGGAGGCCCACCTGGGGGTCTATCGCTACGGCAGCTTCTGCCTGAGCGACGCCGTCCGGCCCAGCTACGACCTCGAGGTGGTCCCGTCGGCCGGCTTCCGCCACGACCGCTACCGCGACCCCGAGTCGAAGAGCGACGTGCCCGTGCTGATGGCCGCCGCGAGCCGCGAGCGGATCATGGACACGTTCATGGAGCTGCTGCTGCCGCTGGGGCAGGTGGTGGATGTGGTGCTGGAGACCAGCCACCGCGCCCAAGGGGGCGCCCACACCGACCTGTACCGCGAACACATCGACATGCCGATCCTGCAGAGCGTGCTGTGGGACTTTGAAGACCTGCTGGTGCACGACGGCTGCACCGGCATCGCCGTGCTGAACCCGGCCACCCCGCAAGAGGTGCAGCTAGACGAGCACAAGCTGCTGATCGTGTACGGCGAGGTGCTGACCCCCTACGAGTCGATCCTGATCGACCACCACGTCGACTGCCGCGAGGAGATGAAGTTCATCACCGAGGCAGAGCACGTGCACTCCACGACCGAAGAGTTCATCGACCAGTTCGAAGAGCTGAAGATGCGTCTGGGGATGGACGGGCGGTAGGGCCGGAGGACGGCCAAGACGCCACGAGCGCCAAGCAAGACAGAAGAACGGGCCGCGACGATTCGCGGCCCGTTCTCTTTTTTTGGGCGCGGCTTGGCGCCCGCGGCGTCTTGGCGGCTTGGCAATTTGGAGGATTTAGCCCGTCCGGAGCGCGCCGTGCGGGATTCTCGCACGTTTTACCGGGGAGCCCCCCCTTTTTCCGCCGCTCCAGGGGTTTATTTTCGCCCGCGGCGTGCGAAACTTGTAACGCAGGACTTTGGACCGCGTACAGCAAGTCAGGGCCAGTCCGAAACGCGAGGGAAGCAGAGATGATCGCCGCTAGAACAATCGTGACCGCCGCTGTGCTGCTGGGGTTCGCCGCAAGCGACTGTGCGGCCCAGTACTACTCGGGGTACTACGGGAACCGCCCCTACTACAACGGCTACGGATACGGCGGCGGGGGCTACGGGTATGGCTACCGCGCGTCGACCGCCGCGGAGGGCTACGCCCGCGGCATGGCCAAGGTGATCCAGGCGCAGGGGCAGAAGAACCTGCTCGATTCCGCCGCCCGCATCAACAACGAAGACGCCCGCTCCAAGTACCTGGATAACCGGGTCAAGGCGGTCGAGACCTACTGGAAGCGGCGCGACATCTACAACCAGAACATGGAAGAGAAGCTCTACAAGGACTCTCTGGAACGGCAAGAACGCCTGACGCAGGTGAAGCTCAAAGCCATCACCACCGAAGAGCTGAACCCCACCACCGGCGCCGTACGCTGGCCCGCGCTGCTGGCCACCGAACGCTATGACAACTACCGCCGGGCGATGGACGAGCTGATGGCCAAGCGCGCCCAGTACGGCATGCTGCCGGTAGACGACACGCTGGACGCCCAGCAGATCATCAAAGACTGGCGTGAGGCCGTGACGCAAGACAAAGAAGCCTACTCGGAAGCCATGGTCCGCGACTCGCTCCGCTTCTTGCTGAAGCTCAACCGTGAGCTAGAAGACAACCTGGGCTAGCCGACCACCGTCGGGCGGGCCCCGCCTGCCGGCCCGCTGGGGAGGCGCCCGCCCCGCCGAGCGGGGCCCGGTCCCTGGAAACCCCTCGCCCGCGGCTGGGCGGTTCACCTGAGCTCTTCAACTCGAGACGCCCCCGATGCTCCTCGCCCGCTGGTGTGTGCTGGTTTGTCTGCTGTGGACCCCCGTGGCGGCCTGGGGGCAGTTGAGCCCCACGGACGCCCAGCGCTACGCCGAGGTCGACGCGCTCGCCTCGAGCGACACGCCGCTCGCCGGCGACACGCTGGTCGAGCTCTCGCGCAGCGACAACGCCCAGCTCCGCTGGCGTGCCGCCCGGGCCATCGGCCTGCGCGGGGCGCCCACCAAGCCCGAGAGCGAGGCGCTGGTCACGCTGCTGGCCGATAAAGACCCCGTGGTGCAGTCGCACGCGGCCATCGCGCTGGCCCGGATCGGCGAGGCCTCGCCCGAGGCGATCGACCTGCTGGTGGCCCAGGCCGCCTCGCCCGACCAGCGGGTGGCGGTGAACGCGATCCGCGTGTTGCGCAGCCTGGCGGTCCCGCCGGAGCGGCTGGTCGAGGCGATCGAGAAGGTGCTGGAGTCGGACAACGAGTCGGCCATGGCGTTTGTGGTCGAGGCGGTCGTCGAGTCGGGCGCCAAGGCGACCCCGCTCTTGATCGAGGCCCTGGGGCGCGACCGCGCCGCGTACTGGGCCGCGGTGGCCATCGCCCAGATCGGCCCCGACGCCGCCGACACCACCGCCGCGCTGGCCAAGGTGGTGGCCGAGTCTGCGGACCCGCTCAACGTCAAGCAGGCGCTGGTGGCCCTGGCCGAGATCGGCCCCGCCGCGGTCGCCGCGGCGCCCGCCATCGAGGCCCGCGCCCAGCGCGCCACGGAGAACCCGGTGCGGATCGCGGCCGCCTACGCGCTGGGCTCGCTGGGGGATTCTTCCGCCAGCGGCTGGCTCCGCACCGCGGTGAAAGACCCCAGCCCGATGCTGTCGATGGTCTCTAGCTGGGCGCTGGCCCGGCTGCACCCGGACGACCCCGACGCCATGCAGCGCGCGGTGTCGGTCTTGGTGCGGCGGCTCTCGAGCCCCATCAGCACGGTCCGGCTGACCGCGGCGACGGGGCTCAAGAGCCTCGACGCCCCGCCGCAAATGGTCCGCGACGCAATCATGCAACAACTAGCCAGCAGCCCGGCCGCGCCCCGCGAGGGGGACGTCCAGCCCGGACGCGAGCTGATGGCCGAGGCGCTGGCGAGCCTCGGCGCGGACGCCACGCCGGCCGCCACGCGGGCGCTGGGCGAGCCCCACCTGCGGGCGTTGGCGATCGACGTGCTGGGCCGGCTCGGCCCCGAGGCGGCCGCCGCCGCGACCGAGCTTGCGCCGCTGGCCGCGAGCGAAGACGCCGGCGAGGCGGTCCGTGCGCAGTTCGCTCTGGCGGCCATCGGCCCCGCCGCCGGCGAGGCGACGCTGGACATCGTCGCCAACCTCGCCAGCGACGACCAGGACGTACGCGAGAGCGCGCTCTTCGCCCTGCGCAGCATCGGCCCGGCCGCCGCCGAGGCGGTGCCGGCGCTGTTGGCCCGGATCGAGAAGGCCGAGGCCTTCGACCGCTGCGCGGCCGCGTGGGCGCTGGCGCGGATCGCGCCGCGCGACGCCAAGGTGCTGCGTGCGGTGCGGCCCGTGTTTGAAGAGGCGCTGGGCTCGAAGGAGCTGGGCTGCCGGATCCAAACGCTGCTGGCGATCCGCGACCTCGGCCCCGCCGGCGCGGCGTACGCCGAGCGGGTAGCGGAGCTGGCTAAGGCCGATCCCAGCGAAGAGGTCCGCAGCCTCGCCCGCGAGCAAATCAAGCCGTAGGCCTAAACCGACTGCGCTAGTTAACATGGGCACGGGTCGGTTTCTTATCGGGCATCGCGTGACCATGCCTACAAATCACGATACAACCAGTAAGTATCCGGGCTCTCCCATAGTCACCGTCAAATCAAGGGACTGGGCATTGCTAGTTGTCTTGGCAATTGCCCTTATCGCCTTGGTGGCTATGGCCTGTCACCTGCTGTCTGACTGGGGCGCGATGGGTTGGGAATCGAGAAGTCCTCGCATAGGTGGGTCCTGCTGCTCGTTTTTATGGTCGGCGGGTTTTCGGCTCTGCTTCGGTCTCGCATGCGGGTCGGCAACCGATTGATCGTGGTCTATCCTGACCACGTGGTGTTCTTCCACTCTTCGTGGCGAAGCAACAGCGCTTGCTTGAATCGCAATCACATTGCCTCCATCTCAAAACGCTGCGTGACGTACGATACCGACGCCATCGATATTCAAATCCGCACCACTGCTGAGCTTCCGAAAGAGGTGGTCCATCCGGGTTTCTTGTGGGTAGAAGGATTCCGACCTCCGCTCCTGCTCCAACAAAGGGGGCGCCCCTCCGTCGCCGCTCTCGCATCGGCCGCAGTAGGGGTGACGGCCGATGCGAGAGCGACGACGAAGGGGCTAGAACCCGCTCTGATCCAAAAAACCCTATGCGCAAAGTCTCCCGAGCCCCTTCCTCCTTCACCGTCGCATCGGCCTCGCCCCGCTCCCCAGGGCCGATGCGACGGGGAAGGAGGGAGGGGCGGCCCCTTTCTTCGAGCCCGAGCTGAGGCTTTTCTACCCACAAGAAACCCGGATGGACCCGAAATGGCCGACGTTGCCGGTCACTAGCACTCGCCCGTGGATGAGCGCCGTTGCTGCAATGATAAGGTCGGCGTCCATCTTTGGCTTGCCCTGCGAGGCCCCGTCTGCCCACAGCTCGGCCGCTCGATCAAGTATCTTAGCCGTGACGGGGAAGATGATCATCGACTGGCAGAGCCGGTCGAAGGAGGTTAGCTTCGCGGTCGCCTTTTGCCACCGCAGGCCCCGCACAACCTCGAAACGGGTGAAGTCGGATATCGCAAACCGGCCGTGGAGCTTGAGGTAGGCGTCGGCATTGTCGGTGACTACTTGGTTCCGCCCCTTAAGAATATCCGACAGAATATCCGTATCCAGCAGAGAGGGTTCAATCACAGAGCGTTGTCCCGGCCGAGCGATCGCAGCAGCATGGCGTCGACGAGACGGTCCGCTTCTCCGGCGTCTAGATCTGCCAGAATCGCGTAGTCAGCAGCGGTGCGGGGTGGAGCCGCGCCACACCCTTCGTCCGCGTCGAACACCTGCACAACAACACGCTGATTCTCATCCAGCGGTGCGCCAAGCATGTGTTCGATGGCGGTCCGTTCGTCCGCCGCCAGATCGGTCGTGTTGCGAGAAATCGTTTCCATGTACCAAGTATAACACGATTGAAACGCT from Pirellulimonas nuda includes:
- a CDS encoding HEAT repeat domain-containing protein, which codes for MLLARWCVLVCLLWTPVAAWGQLSPTDAQRYAEVDALASSDTPLAGDTLVELSRSDNAQLRWRAARAIGLRGAPTKPESEALVTLLADKDPVVQSHAAIALARIGEASPEAIDLLVAQAASPDQRVAVNAIRVLRSLAVPPERLVEAIEKVLESDNESAMAFVVEAVVESGAKATPLLIEALGRDRAAYWAAVAIAQIGPDAADTTAALAKVVAESADPLNVKQALVALAEIGPAAVAAAPAIEARAQRATENPVRIAAAYALGSLGDSSASGWLRTAVKDPSPMLSMVSSWALARLHPDDPDAMQRAVSVLVRRLSSPISTVRLTAATGLKSLDAPPQMVRDAIMQQLASSPAAPREGDVQPGRELMAEALASLGADATPAATRALGEPHLRALAIDVLGRLGPEAAAAATELAPLAASEDAGEAVRAQFALAAIGPAAGEATLDIVANLASDDQDVRESALFALRSIGPAAAEAVPALLARIEKAEAFDRCAAAWALARIAPRDAKVLRAVRPVFEEALGSKELGCRIQTLLAIRDLGPAGAAYAERVAELAKADPSEEVRSLAREQIKP
- a CDS encoding PIN domain-containing protein — protein: MIEPSLLDTDILSDILKGRNQVVTDNADAYLKLHGRFAISDFTRFEVVRGLRWQKATAKLTSFDRLCQSMIIFPVTAKILDRAAELWADGASQGKPKMDADLIIAATALIHGRVLVTGNVGHFGSIRVSCG